GTTTAAACTCTCTTCTAATTAACAACCTTTATTTTGCAGACACTTGCAGAATCCAGCCATCGCCGATAAGATAATGAAACTGCTGGAATCGGGCATCATTCAGATACACTAGGCACTCCACCCCCAAATTCACAGCAACACACACCCTCACACACTCACCCACTCacatacaaacatacaaaCCATATTGATAAACATTCAGGAGACAAAACCCCAATAATACGCATTATACAAAATCTATGGCACATCTAAGCTGGTTAACTAATGTATCGTTTTTGATGAAACGGGCCACAATTAATGCTAAACGTAAATACCTTAGAAATCGCAACGCCTAAACGCAGAACGACGATAACTACCACTAACTaaagaaactaaaactaaaacaagaaCGAGAAAACAAAATCATTGATACACGTCTGCCTAGTTGATTTACGCAGATGGATGGAGTAGGCTCCAAACGTCAAGGTCCTTATTTTCTTACTACAATAAATATGCTGTAGCTTAGCtctaaaataagtttttgaatgtaaaataaatgagtCAAAGAATGGTAAGCGATGACTTTGAATCTGGCGCCAAAGTGTTGGAAAGTGTAGGTACAGCCGGTCTTGATCTTACGTTTTTTTCAGGACtgccaattgattttatttagttttaattatttatttataacacaGACTAGGATAAAGCTTATTTATAAgttctttacatttttatattcgaAATTATGCTCTAAAAAGGTTCGTTTAGTAATTTAGTTGTAGTTAcagtataattaataattatttattaacgtAGTTGGCAGCCCTGCTTCTTACGTAGTTTCGCCTTGCCCAACACAGGAAACCGCCAGTGTTGGCAGGCGCCTGCGGACAGCTCACTCGCAGCAAGTGGCATGGCAACAACGGCGCTGTCCAACACCGCACGATTTCCCGAACAAAATGGTGTGCTGATATATTGTGATTAAACCCCGATTTCTGTCGTCCCCAAAGCGCCGTTCGAGAATGTTTTGAGCCAGCTGCAGTTGAGAGCACCCCCGCCAACGAGAAGAGTCGAAAAGTGCATAGAAAGCACCGAAATCCGAACATTAAGccaaccattttttttaaccagtGTCGTAGTGTCCATCGTGTGCGTTGGTGTTGgtgcgtgtgtgcgtgcgtgtgcGTCGCCCGGTGTGTTTGTGTGAGTGTTCCGTCGGAATCGCGAAATCGAGAATATAGAAAGATGTGCTCCATTCGCTGGTGGTGGTGAGCTATAGCAGAGGCTATATAGCGAAACCGACGGGCGAGTAGTCCCCGCAACCCAAAAATCCAGATCAAATCCAAATCCCAGCCTCCGCAGCACAAGAATTTCGACCCATTGAAAAGAGCCCCACAACAAGAGCCACAAAAAGTAAGTATTTGCGTTTCGGGGGCGCTTGGCAACAGGCCCGAGTGCGTTGGAGCGGGAGGGCGCTAGCGGGGCGGCCGGGGGCGAGAGCGAGAGGGCCGTAGAGAGAGCCGGGACGCCAGCGATTACATGCCTCGTTTTTACACACatgtagttgttgtttttggtcgTCGGTAGCAATATGTGgccaatatttattaatggatgGGATTGGGGAAGATTGGGGAAGCTTGGGGAGGGAACAACGCTCCTTGCCAAGACATCGATTTCTCTAGGGATTGAACTCCTTTTGCAGCAGATCAACAGTCATTATATGCCATGATATCATATTAGGATTACAGAAAAGGGACAATAAGAGTTCTGTTTATGTGGAACGTTTTTTAtgaagataaaaatatttatatttaggaAATCTATTGCATTATTAGTTTGGAAAACAACAAGTCAGTATCTCTAAAAAACCGAATACCTTTCAGTAATTAGCTTTTTATAAGCGATACCATAATATCTTTTTCAGGGTGTTCCATCCATAATACATCAATGCTCAAATCCAGATTTCTGGGACACCCCCAAATAGAATTAGAGTATATAGACAATAAGCGTTTACTTTATGTAGAATCTCTAATGGAACACCTatattaacttggaaacatcaATTTCAAAgttgatataaaaaaaaaatcgaacaaGTTTcagtaatttgtattattagcTTTTGTTTGGGGTcttatttatcttatttattttaggaatCAGAGAAACTAATCAGGGCTAAAATggttattttctaaattatattaGCTGGTATCCCTAGCTATTTAGCTGTTATTACTTTATCAGCTAAAGCTCAGTATGTACTTCTCAGTAGAAGTTTACAGTTTTGTAGAGGGGCTTAATTTATAGCTTAAAACAACATTACCCCACTTCTATCCTAGTtctacaactacaactacttTTGTTCTGTTTTTCAGTGCAACCCTCCCCGCTGCACTACTCGACGATGCGGCCCCAGGCGCCCGGATCGCTGGTCGATCCCAACGAGGACGAGCTGCGCATGGCGCCGTGGTACTGGGGCCGGATATCGCGGGAGGAGGCCAAGGGCATCCTGCACGGAAAGCCCGACGGCAGCTTCCTGGTGCGCGACGCCCTCTCCAAGAAGGGCGAGTACACGCTGACCCTGATGAAGGACGGCAGCGAGAAGCTGATCAAGATCTGCCACATGGACCGCAAGTACGGGTTCATCGAGAAGAACCTCTTCAACTCGGTGGTGGAGATGGTCAACTACTACAAGGAGAACTCGCTGAGCATGTACAACAAGACGCTGGACATCACGCTGAGCAATCCGATAGTGCGCACCTGCGAGGACGAGGACTCCCAGCCGCACGGCGACCTCTGTCTGCTGAGCAACGACTTCATCCGCACCTGCCAGCTGCTGCAGAACCTCGAGCAGAATCTGGAGCAGAAGCGGAACTCCTTCAACGCGATCCGGGAGGAGCTGCAGGAGAAGAAGCTGCACCAGAACGTCTTTGGCAACGCGGAGAAGATATTCCGCAACCAAATCAAGCTGAATGAGTCGTTCATGAAGGCCCCCGCGGATGGTGGAGCGTCAGCAGAGGCGGGAGGACCCGCTGACGGAGCCGCAAACGCCGAGTTGGCCAATGCCAATGCCCGCCGGAGTCTGCAGGCGAGCAAGCAGACGCTCCTCGACCTGCTCGAGGCGCTGCAGGCCAAGGGACAGGTGCTCAACCAGTACATGGAGGGCAAGAAgaaggaggagctgctgctcGAGCGACAGATCAACGCCCTCAAGCCGGAACTGCAGTTGCTGCAGTTGCGCAAGGACAAGTACATTGAGTGAGTTTGATTCTTAAGCTCAAGAAACTATTTGTAAGACAGTTATTAGATTAGTAGTATGATACAATTTATAGTCTTTCAGCAGACCGCGCAATTTGATTGCAGTTTGCAGTTTTCGATCGGAGAGCGAAGGAATTTTAATGCCTCTCAACGGTTCTGGTTCATTTTACACGCGGCTCAGTTGGCCGATCACTCATTCTGTCCGAGTGTCGGCAGCTCGTCTGACCGATACGATACGATACCGATAATAATGGCATAACACTGTTAGCTTCCACTTCCGCTCCCTCTCCCGAATTCTCCACGCCAGCGAGGAGTCTACGTGCCTGGCCAGCCGACTTTCCCATTCATCGCCTGGCATGCGATTTTCCTGCCATACAGGCAAGCTTCTTAAATAAATCCCTTAGCAGAAATACAAGTTCATACTATCTAGATCTCTTCGAAGAGAGATCTTCAAGTTACGGAACTCCAACTGTAATAGAAAACTCTTGACTTGCCTATATAATATTCCCTGCTGGAGGGGATGATAAGCTGGAATATTTGGTTACCTCTTAGCGTTCTTATCTGCATGATTGGCGAGTCTTGGATTTCGGTCTCCAAACCGAGGCCTTTATCGAATCGATAATATgtgcaatatttatttatacgcaAAGTAGTATATATTTCGTTTTCAGCATTATCAAGGTCAGTTTGTATGGGGGTAACTTTTGAAATCAAGCTAAAACGTTGAAGAATTTCTTTGAAATATTCAGAGAACCCCTTATCGGGTGTTTTGTGGGTATGCCTTTAGGATTGTTTGCATATCAAGGTCGCAGAAAAGcaaaatttacttttaaaaacaattaagttTTAGATGAATTTACACA
The genomic region above belongs to Drosophila takahashii strain IR98-3 E-12201 chromosome 2L, DtakHiC1v2, whole genome shotgun sequence and contains:
- the Pi3K21B gene encoding phosphatidylinositol 3-kinase regulatory subunit gamma isoform X1 is translated as MQPSPLHYSTMRPQAPGSLVDPNEDELRMAPWYWGRISREEAKGILHGKPDGSFLVRDALSKKGEYTLTLMKDGSEKLIKICHMDRKYGFIEKNLFNSVVEMVNYYKENSLSMYNKTLDITLSNPIVRTCEDEDSQPHGDLCLLSNDFIRTCQLLQNLEQNLEQKRNSFNAIREELQEKKLHQNVFGNAEKIFRNQIKLNESFMKAPADGGASAEAGGPADGAANAELANANARRSLQASKQTLLDLLEALQAKGQVLNQYMEGKKKEELLLERQINALKPELQLLQLRKDKYIERLKGFNLKDDDLKTIFEMGFDKWLQRHETVSNQPHSNESLWLLKDAKRRDAEELLKGSPAGTFLIRARDAGHYALSIACKNTVQHCIVYETNSGFGFAAPYNIYPSLKKLVEHYANNSLEEHNDTLTTTLRWPVLYWKQNPQQILTQLQEEMDLEYEPASTLRPPPSMMMGSSAPIPASRSRDHHDQVDGIEIGSLETDTAPASISPSNFSTSQ